From Candidatus Manganitrophus morganii, the proteins below share one genomic window:
- a CDS encoding Hsp20/alpha crystallin family protein translates to MRYRLIRYRYAEVAQDAPPQSLEDLWGSRRRVMVARPQWRPPVDLYETEDRLIVKVEIAGLREEDFEITLYDDTLVVEGVRSWLLSDAARFHAMEVRYGPFRIEVPVVPNIDREQVSARYELGFLCVILPKMEVNR, encoded by the coding sequence ATGCGCTATCGCTTGATACGTTACCGTTATGCGGAGGTCGCTCAAGATGCGCCGCCGCAATCTTTGGAAGATTTATGGGGATCCCGGCGCCGCGTGATGGTGGCCCGGCCCCAATGGCGGCCGCCGGTCGATCTTTATGAGACCGAAGATCGGCTGATCGTGAAAGTGGAGATTGCCGGATTGAGGGAGGAGGATTTTGAGATCACCCTTTATGACGATACATTGGTGGTGGAGGGGGTGCGCTCCTGGCTGCTTTCCGACGCGGCGCGTTTTCACGCGATGGAGGTTCGTTACGGTCCTTTTCGCATCGAAGTGCCTGTTGTACCGAATATCGATCGCGAGCAGGTCAGTGCCCGATATGAACTCGGCTTTCTCTGTGTGATCTTACCGAAAATGGAGGTGAATCGATGA
- the rpsD gene encoding 30S ribosomal protein S4 → MGAKREPRHKTSRRYGMDLFGTGGASLQRRLNVPPGGSRGVRRPTEYALQLREKQKVKDIYGVREAQFRRYVAEAQRSGEPLGRALLEMLERRLDNVVYRLGLARTRLMARQMIAHRHVLVNDETVTISSYLVSPGEKIDLKEGALAMPEVQEEMTTRQPTVSWLRRENGGGEMTDRPHREEIDLEIDEALIVAFYTR, encoded by the coding sequence ATGGGTGCAAAGCGGGAACCGAGACATAAAACTTCCCGGCGCTACGGCATGGACCTCTTCGGTACGGGGGGAGCGTCTCTCCAGCGCCGGCTGAATGTTCCTCCGGGGGGAAGCCGCGGCGTGCGCCGGCCGACGGAGTATGCCCTCCAATTGCGCGAAAAGCAAAAGGTCAAAGATATCTATGGCGTGCGGGAAGCGCAGTTCCGTCGGTATGTAGCCGAAGCGCAGCGTTCGGGAGAGCCGCTGGGGCGGGCCTTGTTGGAGATGCTCGAGCGCCGCCTGGATAATGTGGTTTATCGATTGGGGCTGGCGCGGACCCGTTTGATGGCGCGTCAGATGATCGCGCATCGGCACGTTCTGGTAAATGATGAGACGGTGACGATCTCCTCTTATCTTGTCTCCCCCGGCGAGAAGATCGACTTGAAAGAAGGGGCATTGGCGATGCCGGAAGTGCAGGAGGAAATGACTACGCGCCAGCCGACGGTTTCCTGGCTTCGTCGGGAGAACGGAGGGGGGGAGATGACCGACCGGCCCCATCGGGAAGAGATCGATCTCGAGATCGATGAAGCGTTGATCGTTGCGTTCTACACTCGTTGA